In the Carboxydothermus hydrogenoformans Z-2901 genome, one interval contains:
- a CDS encoding HD domain-containing protein, translating to MLTLADVKKDPMVEAFIKKSNEHLGTLGYTEHGFRHLGLVSAIAKNILDRLGHPEREGELAAIAGYLHDIGNAINRQEHGLTGALLAAQILERLGMDYEEIAIVISAIGNHEEQYGQPVNNVAAALILADKSDVHRSRVRNQDPATYDIHDRVNSAVEHSFVWVNEQKRTITLELIINTEICPVMEYFEIFLSRMVLCRKAAEFLKCKFELVINGTKLL from the coding sequence GTGCTGACCTTGGCCGATGTAAAAAAGGATCCGATGGTGGAAGCGTTCATAAAAAAAAGTAATGAACATCTTGGAACCCTCGGGTATACCGAACACGGGTTTAGACATTTGGGACTGGTTTCGGCAATTGCCAAAAACATTTTGGACCGTTTGGGCCATCCCGAGCGGGAAGGAGAGCTGGCAGCAATCGCAGGATATCTCCATGATATAGGAAATGCTATTAATCGCCAGGAACACGGTTTAACCGGCGCGCTTTTGGCTGCGCAAATTTTAGAAAGGCTTGGGATGGATTATGAAGAGATAGCCATTGTTATTTCTGCCATTGGCAATCATGAAGAACAGTATGGCCAGCCGGTTAATAACGTTGCTGCGGCCCTGATCTTGGCGGATAAATCCGATGTTCACCGGTCCCGGGTGAGGAATCAGGATCCTGCTACTTATGATATTCACGACCGCGTAAATTCTGCGGTGGAGCACTCTTTTGTCTGGGTCAACGAACAAAAACGAACGATAACTTTGGAATTAATAATAAATACCGAGATTTGTCCGGTAATGGAGTATTTTGAGATTTTTCTAAGCAGAATGGTATTATGCCGGAAGGCAGCCGAGTTTTTAAAATGTAAGTTTGAGTTAGTGATAAATGGCACAAAATTGCTTTAA
- the yajC gene encoding preprotein translocase subunit YajC: protein MSSKIFTPQVVTIIYLVVFFLIVYFFMIRPQNQRQKQHQEFLKSLKVDDKVLTAGGLIGEVIKIKEKTVVLRLSDNVKVEILKSAITGPYKE from the coding sequence ATGTCCAGTAAGATTTTTACACCACAAGTAGTAACAATTATTTACCTTGTAGTCTTCTTTCTCATTGTCTATTTTTTTATGATTCGACCGCAAAACCAAAGACAAAAGCAGCATCAGGAATTTTTAAAATCCCTTAAAGTGGACGACAAAGTATTAACGGCGGGAGGATTAATTGGTGAGGTAATTAAAATTAAAGAAAAAACGGTGGTTTTAAGATTATCCGATAATGTAAAGGTAGAAATTTTAAAATCTGCGATAACCGGACCGTACAAGGAATAA
- the tgt gene encoding tRNA guanosine(34) transglycosylase Tgt: MFSFKLLKKDPNTRARLGLLKTFHNVVETPVFMPVGTLATVKTMSPEELKGIGAQIILSNTYHLYLRPGEELIAKAGGLHKFMNWDRAILTDSGGFQVFSLGPLRTISEEGVTFKSHIDGSTHFMSPEKAVKIQEALGSDIAMVFDECAPYPSEYSYAKEAMKRTYRWAKRCKEVHRREDQVLFGIVQGSIYPDLRVESAKYLTELDFPGYAVGGLSVGEPKPLMYEMLEVLEPHLPQDKPRYLMGVGSPDALIEGVIRGIDMFDCVLPTRIARNGTVFTRYGKLVVRNAAYKEDFRPIEEDCQCYTCRNYSRAYIRHLLHNDEVLGIRLTTIHNLHFLINLMKEIRKAIKEERLLVFAREFLQNYEQGKE; the protein is encoded by the coding sequence ATGTTTTCTTTTAAACTGCTAAAAAAGGATCCCAATACCAGAGCAAGACTTGGACTTTTAAAAACCTTTCATAATGTGGTGGAGACTCCGGTTTTTATGCCTGTTGGTACCCTGGCAACGGTTAAGACCATGAGCCCAGAAGAGTTGAAGGGTATCGGAGCTCAAATAATTTTATCCAATACCTATCATTTATATTTACGGCCAGGGGAGGAGCTTATTGCTAAAGCCGGAGGTTTACATAAATTCATGAACTGGGACCGGGCTATCTTAACCGATTCGGGTGGGTTTCAGGTGTTTAGCTTGGGACCCTTGCGGACAATTAGTGAGGAAGGTGTCACTTTTAAATCCCACATTGATGGGAGCACGCATTTTATGAGCCCGGAAAAGGCAGTGAAGATTCAGGAAGCTCTGGGTTCAGATATTGCTATGGTTTTTGACGAATGTGCTCCCTATCCGTCCGAATATTCTTACGCTAAGGAAGCAATGAAGCGAACTTACCGCTGGGCAAAAAGGTGTAAAGAAGTTCACCGCCGAGAAGACCAGGTGCTTTTTGGGATTGTTCAAGGAAGCATTTACCCCGATTTAAGGGTGGAAAGTGCCAAGTATTTAACGGAACTTGATTTTCCGGGATATGCTGTTGGTGGATTAAGTGTCGGTGAGCCAAAACCTTTAATGTATGAGATGTTAGAAGTTTTGGAGCCGCATTTACCTCAGGACAAACCCCGTTATTTAATGGGGGTTGGGTCTCCGGATGCTTTAATTGAAGGGGTAATCCGGGGTATAGATATGTTTGATTGCGTCTTACCCACCAGGATTGCCCGCAATGGAACGGTTTTTACCAGGTATGGTAAATTAGTGGTAAGAAATGCTGCTTACAAAGAAGATTTTCGTCCAATTGAAGAGGACTGCCAGTGCTACACCTGCCGCAATTACAGCCGGGCTTACATTCGCCATTTGTTACATAATGATGAGGTGCTTGGAATTCGCCTGACAACTATCCATAACCTCCATTTTTTAATAAACTTAATGAAGGAAATCAGGAAAGCAATTAAAGAGGAGAGGTTATTGGTTTTTGCCCGAGAATTTTTACAAAATTATGAGCAGGGAAAAGAATAA
- the queA gene encoding tRNA preQ1(34) S-adenosylmethionine ribosyltransferase-isomerase QueA, with product MKLKDFDYYLPEELIAQTPLEKRDESRLLVLKRQTGEITHDVFKNLKKYLVPGDLLVVNKTRVIPARLFGVREQGGEVEILLVKRMNFREWEVLVKPGRRARVGTRLIFAPGVLEGEIVAQTEVGRIIKFSFQGVFEEILNQLGQTPLPPYIKEKLKDPERYQTIYAKEPGSAAAPTAGLHFTRELISELKDYGVEFAEVLLHVGLGTFKPVKTENILEHKMHEEYYEIENEAAEKVNKAKREGRRVIAVGTTVVRVLESVADKGQVAPAKGYTDLFIYPGFNFQIIDGLITNFHLPKSTLLMLVSAFAGREKVLNAYEIAVRLRYRFFSFGDAMLII from the coding sequence ATGAAGCTTAAGGATTTTGATTACTACCTTCCAGAGGAACTGATTGCCCAAACTCCCCTGGAAAAAAGAGATGAATCGCGGCTTTTGGTCTTAAAACGCCAAACCGGTGAAATTACCCATGATGTTTTTAAAAATTTAAAGAAATATTTAGTGCCCGGCGATTTGTTAGTAGTAAATAAGACGAGGGTCATACCTGCCAGACTTTTTGGGGTACGTGAGCAGGGAGGAGAAGTGGAGATCCTCTTGGTAAAAAGGATGAACTTTAGGGAGTGGGAGGTCCTGGTGAAGCCCGGAAGGCGTGCCCGGGTTGGCACCAGGCTTATTTTTGCACCCGGGGTTTTAGAAGGAGAAATTGTGGCCCAAACGGAAGTGGGAAGGATAATTAAATTTAGCTTTCAGGGAGTATTTGAAGAAATTTTAAATCAGTTGGGGCAAACTCCCCTTCCGCCTTATATTAAAGAAAAATTAAAAGACCCGGAGCGCTATCAAACGATTTATGCTAAAGAACCCGGGTCGGCGGCTGCCCCTACGGCAGGATTACATTTTACCCGGGAATTAATTTCCGAACTAAAAGATTACGGGGTTGAGTTTGCCGAGGTTTTACTTCATGTGGGGCTGGGTACTTTTAAACCGGTAAAGACGGAAAATATTTTAGAACACAAAATGCACGAGGAGTATTATGAAATTGAAAACGAGGCCGCGGAAAAAGTAAATAAAGCAAAAAGAGAGGGAAGAAGGGTTATTGCTGTTGGAACTACTGTGGTAAGGGTGTTAGAAAGCGTTGCCGATAAAGGACAGGTAGCTCCTGCCAAGGGTTATACCGACCTCTTTATATATCCAGGATTTAATTTTCAAATCATCGACGGTTTAATTACTAATTTTCACTTACCAAAATCAACCCTGCTTATGCTGGTTTCTGCTTTTGCTGGCAGGGAAAAAGTTCTCAATGCTTACGAAATTGCTGTTAGATTAAGGTATCGCTTTTTTAGCTTTGGTGATGCTATGTTAATAATTTAA
- a CDS encoding SpoIID/LytB domain-containing protein translates to MPTLAGEQVKVRILLKDLPKTESQKVKLSGKYQIYDGSILKNVEDLIYKDPNETIFTIKLKTIEIAANLSEYWLELYKDNDPIPFLVTKNPVIFQAYSDTTENFNLTPERTLPQRLERYRGDLIIIPKATGIRLVNRLSLEKYLYGVVPNEVSASWPVNAIKAQILAARTYAYSHLNPDKEFDLYPDQRSQVYGGLSSEFSSVNALVDQTAGEVITYNGKVITALFHSSNGGYIESNSTIYGTTELPYLKAKKDIYDDEAALLLKARGSSSYNVIRWIKEYTASELQEQLKKSGYDVGEVKEVKITKTATTGRAMEVTVTGEKGSKILKYDGAIRKALGLNSSRFTVKVSEKKYETKFVPLNATEQPKIYVITGDGETKEVDKENLNVIGSDEVAMENGGAGYNIVEEIPQKFTFIGQGWGHGLGMSQWGAWAMAQQTKNHPPFDYREIIKYYYTGVKITKIY, encoded by the coding sequence ATGCCGACTCTGGCTGGAGAGCAGGTAAAGGTTCGAATTTTGCTGAAAGATCTACCCAAGACCGAGAGCCAAAAGGTAAAGCTAAGCGGTAAATATCAAATTTATGACGGAAGTATCTTAAAAAACGTGGAAGATTTAATTTATAAAGATCCCAATGAAACTATTTTTACAATTAAACTAAAAACCATTGAGATAGCAGCAAATCTTTCGGAATATTGGCTTGAGCTTTACAAAGACAATGACCCGATACCATTTTTAGTTACTAAAAATCCTGTTATTTTTCAGGCTTATAGTGATACTACAGAAAATTTTAACTTAACACCGGAACGTACCTTACCTCAACGCTTGGAACGTTACCGCGGTGATTTAATAATAATACCAAAAGCTACCGGTATAAGGTTAGTTAATCGCCTTTCCTTAGAAAAATACCTTTATGGTGTGGTTCCCAATGAAGTTTCTGCTTCCTGGCCGGTAAATGCAATAAAAGCCCAGATTTTAGCAGCCAGAACCTATGCCTATAGCCATTTAAATCCTGATAAAGAATTTGATTTGTACCCGGATCAAAGAAGCCAGGTTTACGGAGGCTTGAGCTCCGAATTTAGCTCGGTAAATGCTCTGGTTGACCAAACTGCCGGAGAAGTGATAACTTATAATGGAAAGGTTATTACTGCTTTGTTTCATTCCAGTAACGGCGGATATATTGAATCCAATAGTACCATTTACGGTACAACGGAGTTACCGTACCTGAAAGCTAAAAAGGATATTTATGATGATGAAGCCGCTCTTCTTTTAAAAGCTCGCGGGTCAAGTAGTTATAATGTTATCCGATGGATAAAAGAATATACGGCTTCTGAGTTGCAGGAGCAGCTAAAAAAATCGGGATATGATGTTGGAGAGGTAAAAGAAGTAAAAATAACCAAAACCGCAACAACCGGACGGGCAATGGAAGTAACGGTTACAGGGGAAAAGGGTAGTAAAATATTAAAATATGATGGAGCCATCAGAAAAGCTCTCGGTTTAAATAGCTCGCGCTTTACCGTTAAAGTTTCTGAAAAGAAATACGAAACCAAGTTTGTCCCGCTGAATGCTACCGAACAACCCAAGATATATGTGATAACCGGGGATGGAGAGACAAAAGAGGTGGATAAAGAGAATTTAAATGTGATTGGTAGTGATGAAGTTGCAATGGAAAACGGCGGAGCTGGATATAATATTGTTGAAGAAATACCACAAAAATTTACTTTCATAGGTCAGGGCTGGGGGCACGGCCTTGGTATGTCCCAGTGGGGAGCCTGGGCAATGGCGCAGCAGACCAAAAACCATCCTCCCTTTGACTACAGGGAGATAATCAAGTATTATTATACTGGTGTTAAAATAACTAAAATATATTAG
- a CDS encoding anti-sigma factor domain-containing protein: protein MGRGVIVEKVNENSYLILSEGRFLQVKLAGSYKVGDEVEFPERTVYSLGFSLKIVALVASLLLFFAPVYLTYAKEKEVVAYLTVGGTRGVKIGINYRDKVIKVLPLSPEVEKYRDELKGLKVEQAITKVTSELGTSEEIKLEVLPGKKFNVHKLQKYLPDQKPKPQPQPSISGKNKKPVENVNKKEKIKTKENRKNFRENPKDDKIKKESGKKQEKVLTGGGGKNSEKTTEKINDTAANRSGSSPKGDADSGWRAGKGSNFAERSTQDREPKGKAKR, encoded by the coding sequence ATGGGCCGGGGCGTAATTGTGGAAAAAGTAAATGAAAACTCTTATCTAATCTTGTCTGAAGGCCGATTTTTGCAAGTGAAATTAGCGGGAAGTTATAAAGTTGGGGATGAAGTTGAATTTCCCGAACGGACAGTTTATTCTTTGGGCTTTAGCCTTAAAATTGTTGCCCTGGTTGCTTCTTTATTGTTATTTTTTGCCCCGGTTTACCTTACCTATGCCAAGGAAAAGGAAGTGGTTGCCTATCTAACCGTCGGTGGAACCAGGGGAGTAAAAATAGGCATAAATTACCGGGATAAGGTGATTAAAGTTTTACCTCTTTCTCCGGAGGTTGAAAAATACCGCGATGAATTAAAAGGATTAAAGGTTGAACAGGCAATTACTAAAGTTACTTCGGAATTAGGAACAAGTGAAGAAATTAAGCTGGAGGTATTACCCGGAAAAAAATTTAACGTTCATAAACTGCAAAAATATCTTCCAGACCAAAAACCCAAACCCCAACCTCAACCTTCGATTTCTGGAAAAAATAAAAAACCTGTCGAAAACGTAAATAAGAAAGAGAAGATAAAAACAAAGGAAAACAGGAAAAACTTTCGGGAAAATCCAAAAGATGATAAAATTAAAAAGGAATCAGGGAAAAAACAGGAAAAGGTTTTAACCGGGGGAGGAGGCAAAAATAGTGAAAAAACCACTGAAAAAATTAATGATACTGCTGCTAATCGTAGCGGCTCTTCTCCTAAGGGTGATGCCGACTCTGGCTGGAGAGCAGGTAAAGGTTCGAATTTTGCTGAAAGATCTACCCAAGACCGAGAGCCAAAAGGTAAAGCTAAGCGGTAA
- the sigI gene encoding RNA polymerase sigma factor SigI has product MQPNNPINDEIFEQMIRQHESLIFGIAARLTGRFITKSDDEYSIGLLALSEAIQSYNSAKGVEFEKFAAQIIRRRLIDFYRQNKSYQQNLPLDESFLSQRNLIDEVDVRLEIAEYEKLLKQFNITFAELVKVSPKHNDSRQKLIMLAKGIAEDEEFVRQLIRTKKLPLQSISERFKIKQKTIEKYRKYLVAIILIYWGRFTGLQAYLGWGGE; this is encoded by the coding sequence ATGCAGCCCAACAATCCAATTAATGACGAAATATTTGAGCAAATGATTCGCCAACATGAAAGTCTTATTTTTGGGATTGCGGCCCGATTGACGGGACGTTTTATTACTAAGTCCGATGATGAATACAGCATTGGCCTCCTGGCTTTAAGTGAGGCTATACAAAGTTATAATTCCGCTAAAGGGGTAGAATTTGAAAAATTTGCTGCTCAAATAATCAGACGAAGATTAATTGATTTTTACCGGCAAAATAAGTCTTATCAGCAAAATTTGCCGCTGGATGAAAGTTTTTTATCGCAAAGAAATTTAATTGACGAAGTGGATGTACGCCTGGAAATTGCTGAATATGAAAAGCTTTTAAAACAATTTAATATAACTTTTGCCGAATTGGTTAAAGTTTCGCCCAAGCATAATGATAGCCGGCAGAAATTAATAATGCTTGCTAAAGGTATAGCGGAAGATGAAGAATTTGTTCGACAGCTTATCAGAACTAAAAAGCTACCCCTGCAAAGCATTTCCGAACGTTTTAAGATTAAGCAAAAGACCATAGAAAAGTATCGGAAATACTTGGTAGCCATTATCTTGATTTACTGGGGAAGGTTTACCGGTTTACAGGCCTACCTTGGCTGGGGAGGTGAATAA
- a CDS encoding DUF2905 domain-containing protein, with amino-acid sequence MGEMGKFLMLIGIILIITGFFFFMGEKFLHLGRLPGDILIRKGNFTFFFPLASSILLSLLLTLILNLLFRR; translated from the coding sequence ATGGGAGAAATGGGAAAATTTCTAATGTTAATCGGGATAATCTTAATTATCACCGGTTTTTTCTTTTTTATGGGAGAGAAATTTTTACACTTAGGGCGTTTGCCTGGGGATATATTAATCCGGAAGGGAAATTTTACTTTCTTTTTTCCACTAGCTAGTTCTATATTATTAAGTCTTTTGTTAACTTTAATACTTAACTTACTTTTTCGCCGGTAA
- a CDS encoding epoxyqueuosine reductase QueH gives MELLLHICCAPCSIYPVERLREMGYNITGYFYNPNIHPYQEFKRRRETLKQYAALINLEVIYENDYPLTEFLKGSLEYPGVRCGFCYETRLEKSFQKAKSLGINHVSTTLLVSPYQKHDLIKEIGLNLAEKYGLNFVYEDFCPGYRAAYQKAKELDLYRQPYCGCIFSEKERYYKEGK, from the coding sequence ATGGAACTTTTACTGCACATTTGCTGTGCTCCATGCAGCATTTACCCGGTGGAAAGGTTAAGAGAAATGGGATATAACATAACAGGGTATTTTTATAATCCTAATATCCACCCCTATCAGGAGTTTAAAAGACGAAGAGAAACTTTAAAACAGTACGCTGCTCTAATAAACTTAGAAGTTATCTATGAAAACGATTATCCTCTCACTGAGTTTCTAAAAGGCAGTCTGGAATATCCGGGTGTACGCTGCGGATTTTGTTATGAAACACGTTTGGAAAAAAGCTTTCAAAAAGCCAAAAGCTTAGGAATTAATCACGTTTCCACAACCCTTTTGGTTAGCCCCTATCAGAAACACGACTTAATTAAGGAGATAGGACTGAACTTAGCAGAAAAATATGGTTTAAACTTCGTTTATGAAGATTTTTGTCCGGGTTATCGGGCCGCTTATCAAAAAGCTAAAGAACTCGATTTATACAGGCAGCCGTATTGCGGCTGTATCTTTAGTGAAAAGGAAAGATACTATAAGGAAGGGAAGTAA
- the ruvB gene encoding Holliday junction branch migration DNA helicase RuvB — MEERLVSGYELTEDENEFSLRPRRLSEYIGQQKVKETISIFIEAAKKRNEALDHVLLFGPPGLGKTTLATIIANELGVDIKITSGPALERPGDLAAILTNLGEKDVLFIDEIHRLPRIVEEVLYSAMEDFALDIMLGKGPGARSLRLSLPKFTLIGATTRAGLLTSPLRDRFGMVHRLEFYSVEELMLIINRSAALLKTEITPEGSFEIAKRSRGTPRIANRLLKRVRDYAEVRSSGVINLENAKAALDLLEIDELGLDPTDRLILKTMIEKYQGGPVGIEAIAAAISEEVDTIEDVYEPFLLQIGFIKRTPRGRVVTKLAYDHLGIAYNKNAGELSLW, encoded by the coding sequence ATGGAGGAAAGATTAGTTTCGGGATATGAGTTAACGGAAGATGAAAATGAGTTTAGCCTAAGACCGCGAAGATTAAGTGAATATATTGGACAGCAGAAGGTAAAAGAAACAATTTCAATTTTTATTGAAGCAGCAAAAAAACGAAATGAAGCCTTAGACCATGTTCTTTTGTTTGGACCTCCCGGTCTGGGTAAAACTACTCTCGCTACCATTATTGCTAATGAACTGGGAGTAGATATTAAAATAACGTCCGGCCCAGCCCTTGAACGCCCTGGGGATTTAGCCGCAATTTTAACTAATCTTGGGGAAAAAGATGTGTTGTTTATCGATGAAATTCATAGACTTCCCAGGATTGTAGAAGAAGTTTTATATTCTGCTATGGAGGATTTTGCTCTTGATATTATGTTAGGCAAAGGTCCGGGGGCCAGAAGCTTGAGGCTGAGTTTGCCTAAATTTACCTTAATTGGGGCTACTACCCGGGCGGGGCTTTTAACTTCGCCTCTGCGCGACCGTTTTGGTATGGTCCACCGCTTGGAGTTTTATTCGGTGGAAGAATTAATGCTAATAATAAATCGGTCGGCAGCATTATTAAAAACCGAAATTACCCCTGAAGGTAGTTTTGAAATTGCCAAACGTTCCCGGGGTACACCGCGCATAGCTAATAGATTATTAAAACGAGTAAGGGATTATGCAGAAGTTCGGAGCAGCGGGGTAATAAATCTTGAGAACGCTAAGGCAGCGTTAGATTTATTGGAAATTGATGAGCTGGGTTTAGATCCAACCGATCGTTTAATTTTAAAAACAATGATTGAAAAATACCAGGGGGGGCCGGTGGGCATTGAGGCTATTGCCGCTGCCATTTCTGAAGAGGTTGATACCATAGAAGATGTGTATGAGCCATTTTTACTCCAAATTGGGTTCATAAAAAGAACCCCAAGGGGGCGTGTGGTAACCAAACTTGCCTATGACCACTTAGGTATTGCTTACAACAAAAATGCTGGGGAACTGTCGTTATGGTAG
- the ruvA gene encoding Holliday junction branch migration protein RuvA yields MIAVLKGKVLDKTLDSVVVDVNGIGFKVAVLPRELGSLNLNSEVVMYTSLQVREDGWFLYGFSDEETRKFFDLLLSVSGIGPKAALAILNEFTPEKLNWVIANKDEKALTKVPGVGKKNAQRLFLELKDKIGYTSFTSNEESVENFQDLWGDVYKGLLSLGLSAAEAREILGKIDKKSVKTPEEGIALALRFLNK; encoded by the coding sequence TTGATAGCCGTTTTAAAAGGAAAAGTACTGGATAAAACTCTTGACTCGGTGGTTGTTGATGTTAATGGAATTGGTTTTAAGGTAGCGGTTCTTCCCCGGGAATTGGGAAGCCTTAACTTAAATTCGGAAGTAGTAATGTATACTTCCCTTCAAGTTAGGGAAGACGGTTGGTTCTTATATGGTTTTAGCGATGAAGAAACAAGAAAGTTTTTTGATTTGTTGCTAAGCGTTTCTGGTATTGGTCCCAAAGCTGCGTTAGCAATATTAAATGAATTTACTCCGGAAAAGTTAAATTGGGTTATTGCCAATAAAGATGAAAAAGCATTAACAAAGGTACCGGGGGTCGGTAAAAAAAATGCTCAGAGACTCTTTCTTGAATTGAAAGATAAAATTGGCTATACTTCTTTTACAAGCAATGAAGAGAGCGTGGAAAATTTCCAGGATTTGTGGGGAGATGTGTACAAGGGACTTTTGAGTTTAGGACTGTCGGCTGCTGAAGCCCGGGAAATTTTAGGTAAAATAGATAAAAAAAGCGTTAAAACTCCCGAGGAAGGTATTGCCCTTGCTTTAAGGTTTTTAAACAAATAA
- the ruvC gene encoding crossover junction endodeoxyribonuclease RuvC, whose translation MKIIGIDPGTAIVGVGVLEKKNGKLIVKNFQAITTPPIAKEKRLKIIFQKLNEILIQEKPEIVVVEELFFSKNVKTAISVGEARGVVLLASALNDIPVLELKPVEVKTIVTGYGHAPKSQVEYMIAKLLGLKTPPKPDDVADALAIAYAGFLKMGGLL comes from the coding sequence ATGAAGATTATTGGTATTGATCCGGGAACGGCTATAGTTGGAGTTGGTGTACTTGAGAAAAAAAATGGAAAACTTATTGTAAAAAATTTTCAAGCAATAACCACGCCCCCAATTGCCAAGGAGAAAAGATTGAAGATAATTTTTCAAAAGCTTAATGAAATACTTATTCAAGAAAAACCGGAAATAGTGGTGGTTGAAGAATTGTTCTTTAGCAAAAATGTAAAAACGGCAATTTCTGTTGGCGAAGCCCGAGGAGTTGTTTTATTAGCATCGGCTTTAAATGATATTCCTGTTTTAGAGCTTAAGCCGGTCGAAGTGAAAACTATTGTAACCGGTTACGGGCATGCTCCTAAAAGTCAGGTTGAGTATATGATAGCTAAGCTTTTGGGGCTTAAAACTCCTCCCAAACCCGATGATGTGGCTGATGCTTTAGCTATTGCCTATGCAGGTTTTCTAAAAATGGGGGGATTGCTTTGA
- a CDS encoding YebC/PmpR family DNA-binding transcriptional regulator, translating to MAGHSKWANIKHRKEKMDSLRGKVFTKLAREIMVAARLGGGDPEANPRLKAAIARAREANIPNENIQRAIMKGTGELAAESYEEVFYEGYGPGGVAILLKIMTDNRNRTAGEIRHLFSKHGGSMGEAGSVQWIFEEKGYITIPKEDNPGINEEEILLLVLDAGAEDLKDEGDQFEVITAPEAFEKVKDALNNANIKTSIAEITMLPKTTVPVSGEEAQKLLKLLDLFEEHDDVQEVYANFELVD from the coding sequence ATGGCTGGTCATTCCAAATGGGCAAATATTAAACATAGAAAAGAAAAGATGGATTCCCTGCGGGGTAAAGTTTTTACCAAGCTTGCCCGGGAGATAATGGTAGCGGCAAGACTTGGGGGAGGAGATCCGGAAGCCAATCCCAGGCTTAAGGCGGCTATTGCTCGAGCCAGGGAAGCAAATATCCCTAACGAGAATATTCAGCGGGCAATAATGAAAGGAACCGGTGAGTTAGCTGCGGAAAGTTACGAAGAAGTTTTTTACGAAGGATACGGTCCTGGGGGTGTTGCTATTCTTCTAAAAATAATGACCGATAACCGCAACCGTACTGCCGGCGAAATCAGGCATCTTTTTTCCAAGCACGGCGGCAGTATGGGGGAAGCGGGGAGCGTTCAGTGGATATTTGAGGAAAAAGGGTATATTACCATACCCAAAGAAGATAATCCGGGAATTAATGAAGAAGAGATTTTGCTTTTAGTTTTGGATGCTGGCGCTGAAGATTTAAAGGATGAAGGAGACCAGTTTGAGGTTATAACTGCGCCTGAAGCTTTTGAAAAGGTTAAGGATGCTTTAAATAATGCAAACATCAAAACAAGTATTGCCGAAATTACCATGCTTCCTAAAACTACAGTACCGGTTTCTGGAGAAGAGGCTCAGAAGCTTTTAAAACTTTTAGATCTTTTTGAAGAACATGATGATGTACAAGAGGTATATGCCAACTTTGAACTGGTTGACTAA
- a CDS encoding NAD+ synthase, which yields MRVNWEEKTEKLVNWLREKTREANASGLLVGLSGGVDSAVVATLIKKAFPEKSLGIIMPCFSNPEDEEDARMIANHLNLKYIVVNLDEPYQALVSSLKNATPHEPEKLALANIKPRLRMTTLYYWAANLNYLVAGTGNRTELEIGYFTKWGDGGVDLLPIGNLTKTEVWEFARYLGLPEKIITKAPSAGLWEGQTDEGEMGFTYKDIDHYLLTGEGSAELVDFVKRMQRKSQHKKRIPEVPML from the coding sequence ATGAGGGTGAATTGGGAAGAAAAGACTGAGAAATTAGTAAATTGGTTAAGAGAAAAAACAAGGGAAGCCAATGCCAGCGGGCTACTGGTTGGATTGTCCGGTGGAGTTGATTCTGCGGTAGTTGCTACTTTAATCAAAAAGGCTTTTCCTGAAAAAAGCTTGGGGATTATTATGCCTTGTTTTAGTAATCCAGAGGATGAAGAGGATGCGCGAATGATAGCCAATCATTTAAATTTAAAATATATTGTTGTAAATTTAGATGAGCCTTACCAAGCTCTGGTTTCAAGCTTAAAGAATGCCACACCTCACGAGCCGGAAAAGCTTGCCTTGGCCAACATTAAACCGCGTCTTAGAATGACAACCCTTTATTACTGGGCTGCAAATTTAAATTATTTGGTTGCAGGGACGGGAAATCGAACAGAGTTAGAAATCGGTTATTTTACAAAATGGGGTGATGGCGGCGTTGACCTATTGCCTATCGGTAATTTAACCAAAACCGAAGTTTGGGAGTTTGCCCGCTATCTCGGACTTCCTGAAAAGATAATTACTAAAGCTCCTTCTGCCGGTTTGTGGGAAGGCCAAACCGATGAAGGTGAAATGGGCTTTACTTACAAAGACATTGATCATTATTTATTAACCGGTGAAGGTTCGGCGGAGTTAGTGGATTTTGTAAAAAGAATGCAGAGAAAATCTCAACATAAAAAGAGAATACCGGAGGTTCCGATGCTGTAA